Proteins co-encoded in one Rhodococcus sp. PAMC28707 genomic window:
- a CDS encoding GGDEF domain-containing protein, protein MSATLRRNKSESKSFWTRFDTRTTMVITSASGALPLLAIALISPSFLRDGALPLLTAIVVFTAITVLYAVHVGKLTDGQFAVLGAGGMIGVAISAYLIADPAGTRAVTSLLAVVPAIAASGSSPRMTAALTAGSVAMATWLSAVSLSSSGVAVTIVAIGAGATSVLVPVILIATLRRSLLTVNKRLNVLANTDPLTGLLNRRGMMTQVEALLDRTCDSRSQLSAHVIDIDHFKAVNDSHGHAAGDLILVTIADALVHATEETGSKGTIVSRIGGEEFLVLTPLTENHCFESNILERVRSECVVTVSIGSVTADVRAVLDPRLTIDGELESPHVEQVIDTLMHAADNALYAAKSSGRDRASHAGTIMVTWNSTRQTDESLSPRI, encoded by the coding sequence ATGAGTGCGACCTTGCGCCGAAACAAGTCCGAATCGAAGTCGTTCTGGACGCGATTCGATACGCGGACAACGATGGTGATCACGAGCGCCTCTGGGGCGCTGCCGCTACTGGCAATTGCGCTGATCTCACCGTCGTTCCTTCGCGACGGCGCGCTACCCCTCCTGACCGCAATCGTCGTCTTCACAGCGATTACCGTGCTCTACGCCGTGCACGTCGGCAAACTGACAGATGGGCAGTTCGCTGTCCTCGGTGCCGGCGGCATGATCGGTGTCGCAATTTCGGCTTACCTCATCGCCGATCCTGCCGGTACGCGAGCAGTAACGTCACTGCTTGCCGTTGTACCTGCAATTGCAGCGTCCGGCTCCTCGCCCCGCATGACTGCCGCTCTCACGGCAGGTTCGGTGGCAATGGCGACGTGGTTGTCGGCCGTCAGTCTCTCGTCCTCAGGCGTTGCGGTCACTATTGTCGCTATCGGTGCGGGAGCAACGTCTGTGCTGGTACCGGTGATCCTGATCGCGACCCTTCGCCGGTCTCTACTCACCGTCAACAAGCGCCTCAATGTCCTGGCGAATACCGATCCACTCACCGGTCTGCTCAATCGCCGCGGCATGATGACACAGGTAGAAGCATTGCTCGACCGGACGTGCGACAGTCGCAGTCAGTTGTCCGCCCATGTCATCGACATCGACCATTTCAAGGCCGTGAACGACAGTCATGGCCACGCTGCAGGCGATCTCATACTCGTGACAATTGCTGATGCCCTCGTTCATGCAACCGAGGAGACCGGATCGAAAGGAACGATCGTCTCTCGCATCGGTGGCGAAGAATTTCTCGTATTGACTCCCCTTACCGAAAACCATTGTTTCGAATCGAACATTCTCGAACGTGTCCGCTCCGAATGCGTGGTCACCGTCAGTATCGGATCTGTCACTGCAGACGTCCGTGCCGTCCTCGATCCCCGGCTCACCATCGACGGTGAGTTGGAGAGCCCCCACGTCGAGCAAGTCATCGATACACTCATGCACGCCGCCGACAACGCCCTCTACGCTGCCAAATCCAGTGGCCGCGACCGTGCGTCACACGCCGGGACAATAATGGTCACGTGGAACTCGACGCGGCAGACCGATGAATCGTTATCCCCTCGAATATGA